The following proteins are encoded in a genomic region of Dyadobacter sp. UC 10:
- the fabD gene encoding ACP S-malonyltransferase — protein sequence MKRAYIFPGQGSQFKGMGLDLYQSSDSAKALFEKAKEVLGFDITKIMFEGTDEELKQTNVTQPAIFIHSVILAKINPDFSPNMVAGHSLGEFSALVAAGTLSFEEGLSLVAKRADAMQKACEIRPSTMAAILGLADSVIEKVCAGITDEIVVPANYNCPGQVVISGSIEGVEKACELLKAAGAKRALILQVGGAFHSPLMEPARQELADAIHDAQFEPPICPIYQNVNAKPATEVTVIKENLISQLTSPVRWTQSVEQMVADGAEVFIESGPGKVLQGLVKKIANTVEVQSI from the coding sequence ATGAAGAGAGCATATATTTTCCCCGGACAAGGTTCTCAGTTCAAAGGAATGGGGCTTGACCTTTACCAATCTTCCGATTCGGCTAAGGCCCTTTTTGAAAAAGCCAAAGAGGTACTGGGCTTTGACATCACCAAGATTATGTTTGAGGGGACCGATGAGGAACTCAAACAGACTAATGTAACGCAACCTGCAATTTTCATACACTCCGTGATACTCGCCAAGATTAATCCGGATTTCAGCCCAAATATGGTTGCCGGGCATTCACTCGGCGAATTTTCTGCATTGGTCGCTGCCGGTACTTTATCTTTTGAGGAAGGACTCTCACTGGTTGCTAAAAGAGCCGATGCTATGCAGAAAGCCTGCGAGATCCGTCCGTCGACGATGGCAGCTATCCTTGGGCTAGCCGACAGTGTGATTGAAAAAGTATGCGCGGGAATCACCGATGAAATCGTGGTCCCCGCCAATTACAATTGTCCGGGTCAGGTGGTTATTTCCGGTTCTATCGAAGGGGTGGAAAAGGCTTGTGAATTATTGAAAGCAGCGGGCGCAAAACGCGCATTGATTTTACAGGTTGGCGGCGCATTTCACTCTCCGCTGATGGAGCCGGCGAGACAGGAACTGGCAGATGCTATTCACGACGCACAATTCGAACCCCCGATTTGCCCTATTTATCAAAATGTAAATGCGAAACCTGCAACGGAAGTTACGGTGATTAAAGAAAACCTTATTTCACAGCTTACTTCCCCCGTAAGGTGGACGCAATCCGTTGAGCAGATGGTCGCTGACGGTGCGGAAGTGTTCATTGAAAGTGGCCCTGGGAAGGTGTTGCAAGGCTTGGTCAAGAAGATCGCGAACACAGTGGAAGTACAAAGTATTTAA
- a CDS encoding IS481 family transposase — MATESLKADARKKWVTLYKQIGNVSVAARRCGIARSTLQRWIKREDENLFRDRSHRPLRLGRQKYRHEDEALVLKVRDEFKYGKLRICSHLFRLHDLKISTSTVARILEKHSVAPIRRFTKHRPPIRYAKLVPGERVQLDVCKIIAGLYQYTAIDDCTRLRVLKLYKRRSAANSIDFLDKLIEEFHYPIQRIQTDRGQEFFAVAFQQKLMDYCIKFRPIKPRSPHLNGKVERSQQTDLQEFYSTVDLRDPELDDKLSQWQFHYNYFRPHSSLGGKTPIEFASEHSASAPFWDQIEALYNETKERIREQAYWRDLRMAKLARKSKT, encoded by the coding sequence ATGGCCACCGAAAGCCTGAAAGCAGATGCAAGGAAAAAATGGGTTACCCTCTATAAGCAAATCGGGAACGTATCGGTTGCAGCAAGGAGGTGCGGGATTGCTAGATCCACATTACAGCGTTGGATAAAACGGGAGGACGAAAATCTCTTTAGAGATCGGTCTCACCGTCCGCTTCGGTTGGGGCGACAAAAGTATCGTCATGAAGACGAGGCTCTCGTGCTTAAGGTACGCGATGAATTCAAGTATGGAAAACTCAGAATCTGCTCTCATCTGTTCAGGCTACATGATTTAAAGATTTCAACTTCTACCGTAGCGCGAATACTCGAAAAGCATTCAGTTGCACCTATTCGTCGATTCACTAAACATCGTCCTCCAATTCGATACGCTAAGCTCGTTCCTGGTGAACGTGTGCAGTTAGACGTTTGCAAGATCATAGCTGGCCTATATCAATACACAGCGATCGATGATTGTACCCGCCTTAGGGTGTTGAAACTTTACAAGCGTCGGTCGGCCGCCAATTCAATCGATTTTCTGGATAAACTCATCGAGGAATTTCATTACCCCATTCAACGTATTCAGACGGACAGAGGACAGGAGTTTTTTGCGGTCGCATTTCAGCAGAAGTTGATGGATTATTGCATCAAGTTTCGCCCCATAAAACCCAGGTCACCACATCTAAACGGCAAAGTCGAACGAAGCCAGCAGACTGATCTTCAGGAATTCTATTCAACGGTTGACCTGCGAGACCCCGAATTGGACGACAAACTTTCTCAATGGCAATTCCACTACAACTATTTCCGGCCGCACAGCTCGTTGGGTGGCAAGACTCCGATCGAATTTGCGTCCGAACACTCTGCTAGTGCGCCTTTCTGGGACCAAATCGAGGCACTCTACAACGAAACAAAAGAACGGATTCGAGAACAGGCCTACTGGCGAGACCTACGGATGGCAAAGTTGGCAAGGAAAAGCAAGACATAG
- a CDS encoding ISAon1 family transposase gives MNGRRLLRQYRDFRSGFKDWNQRRHAKKWLLFPQNLGSHLSIDETSLSHGELYTILTNKAAKGGKGSIIAIVAGTKAETVIEIIRKIPESLRKKVSEITLDMAGSMSMMAKRCFPRATRITDRFHVQRLAIEALQEIRIKHRWEALDQENDAIELAKAFQTEYQPEILPNGDTVKQLVARSRYSLYKKPNTWTDSQKERTQLLFERFPDLKKAYELALELSNIFTNTTEKIYGLTRLAKWHEKVRQSGFKSSNTVARSIENHYKTIVNYFDNRSTNASAESFDAKIKAFRAQFRGVRNVEFFLYRLTRLYA, from the coding sequence GTGAATGGCAGGAGGCTACTACGTCAATATCGTGATTTTCGGAGTGGGTTTAAAGATTGGAATCAACGGAGGCACGCTAAGAAGTGGCTGCTATTTCCTCAAAATCTAGGATCTCACCTATCAATCGACGAGACCAGTCTTTCACATGGCGAATTGTATACCATCCTTACCAACAAAGCTGCAAAAGGTGGTAAGGGAAGTATAATAGCCATTGTAGCTGGTACGAAGGCTGAAACGGTTATTGAAATTATCCGCAAAATCCCGGAATCTCTGCGCAAGAAAGTGTCTGAAATTACCCTGGATATGGCCGGCAGCATGTCAATGATGGCCAAACGATGCTTCCCTAGAGCAACCAGGATTACAGACCGTTTTCACGTGCAAAGGTTAGCCATTGAAGCTTTGCAAGAAATCCGCATCAAACACCGCTGGGAGGCGCTGGATCAAGAAAATGACGCCATCGAGCTGGCAAAAGCTTTTCAGACAGAATATCAGCCAGAAATATTGCCCAACGGTGATACCGTAAAGCAATTAGTAGCACGGAGCAGATATTCATTGTATAAAAAGCCTAATACCTGGACTGACAGCCAAAAGGAAAGGACTCAACTGCTCTTTGAGCGTTTTCCAGACCTTAAAAAGGCATACGAACTAGCGTTGGAGCTCAGCAACATCTTCACAAATACGACAGAAAAGATTTACGGATTAACCAGACTAGCAAAGTGGCATGAAAAAGTCAGGCAGTCCGGCTTCAAATCCTCCAATACCGTCGCAAGATCGATTGAGAATCATTATAAAACCATCGTGAATTATTTTGATAACCGGAGCACCAATGCATCCGCTGAATCCTTCGATGCTAAAATCAAAGCATTCAGGGCTCAGTTTAGAGGTGTCAGGAATGTAGAATTCTTCCTGTACCGCCTGACTCGATTATATGCTTAA